Proteins encoded together in one Nostoc sp. PCC 7524 window:
- a CDS encoding Hsp70 family protein, whose product MAIAIDFGTSNTVIARWNPVTQQPETINLPSLSVQQSLNPPLIPSLVYVEDANQSKVIVGQQVRDRGFDLKSDSRFFRSFKRGIGADIQGFLPELDGQMITFEQVGQWFLTQIITQLAPQEGGLDSLVLTVPVDSFEAYRHWLGTVCQTLPVEQVRMLDEPTAAALGYGLADQEILLVVDFGGGTLDLSLVQLNKSTQANTKPVGFLLKWGNKSLAEDSKQKVKTARVLAKAGQNLGGTDIDNWLVDYFAKTQGLAVSPLTTRLAEKVKIQLSTQTQASEVYFDDESFESYELELNRDTLETILKEHAFFERLDESMTNLLQQARRQGIEITDINAVLLVGGTVQLPAVQTWIRQYFEAEKIRYERPFEAIAQGALQLSQGVEIKDFLYHSYGVRYWDRRNQRHSWHPIIKDGQAYPMSQPVELVLGASLENQPSIELIIGELGAETGGTEVYFDGDRLITRRLDSGVTSVKPLNDQEGARTIAQLTPPGFPGSDRIKIQFQVDEQRFLRISVEDLFTNETLLENQLVAQLS is encoded by the coding sequence ATGGCGATCGCAATTGATTTTGGTACCAGTAACACAGTAATTGCCCGTTGGAACCCAGTCACCCAACAACCAGAAACTATCAATCTCCCTAGCTTATCTGTTCAACAAAGCCTCAACCCACCATTAATTCCCAGCTTGGTGTATGTTGAAGATGCTAACCAGAGTAAAGTTATTGTAGGTCAACAAGTACGCGATCGCGGTTTTGATCTCAAGAGTGATAGCCGATTTTTCCGTAGCTTCAAACGGGGGATTGGGGCAGATATTCAAGGCTTTCTCCCAGAACTAGATGGGCAGATGATCACCTTTGAGCAAGTCGGGCAATGGTTTCTCACTCAAATTATTACCCAACTAGCACCCCAAGAAGGTGGCTTAGATTCCCTAGTTTTAACCGTACCCGTAGATAGTTTTGAAGCTTACCGCCATTGGTTAGGTACAGTTTGTCAAACCCTTCCTGTGGAACAGGTGCGGATGTTAGACGAACCCACAGCCGCCGCCTTGGGTTATGGTTTAGCTGATCAAGAAATTCTCTTAGTCGTTGACTTTGGTGGGGGGACATTAGATTTATCCCTGGTACAGTTGAATAAAAGCACCCAAGCCAACACTAAACCTGTAGGCTTTCTCTTGAAATGGGGTAACAAATCTCTAGCAGAAGACTCCAAACAAAAAGTCAAAACAGCCCGTGTACTGGCGAAAGCTGGGCAGAATTTAGGCGGCACAGATATCGATAATTGGTTAGTAGATTATTTTGCCAAAACTCAAGGATTGGCGGTTAGTCCTTTGACAACTCGACTGGCGGAGAAAGTGAAAATTCAGCTATCCACTCAAACCCAAGCCAGTGAAGTGTATTTTGATGATGAGTCTTTTGAAAGCTATGAATTAGAACTGAACCGCGACACCTTAGAAACTATCCTCAAAGAACACGCATTTTTTGAGCGATTAGATGAGTCCATGACTAATCTTTTACAGCAAGCACGCCGCCAAGGTATTGAAATTACAGATATTAATGCTGTGTTGTTAGTGGGTGGGACTGTGCAGTTACCTGCTGTGCAAACATGGATAAGGCAGTATTTTGAGGCGGAAAAAATTCGTTATGAACGTCCTTTTGAAGCGATCGCCCAAGGTGCATTGCAACTATCCCAAGGTGTAGAAATTAAGGATTTTCTTTATCATAGTTACGGTGTGCGTTACTGGGATCGTCGTAATCAGCGTCATAGTTGGCATCCGATTATTAAAGACGGGCAAGCATATCCTATGAGTCAGCCTGTGGAATTAGTCTTGGGTGCTTCCTTGGAAAATCAACCGAGTATTGAGTTGATTATTGGGGAATTAGGGGCGGAAACAGGTGGTACAGAGGTGTATTTTGATGGCGATCGCTTAATTACTCGCCGCCTAGATAGTGGTGTCACCAGCGTTAAACCTTTAAATGATCAAGAAGGCGCTAGAACCATCGCCCAACTCACACCCCCAGGCTTTCCGGGAAGCGATCGGATTAAAATTCAGTTTCAAGTTGATGAACAACGGTTTTTAAGAATCTCTGTTGAGGATTTATTTACTAATGAAACGCTGTTAGAAAATCAACTCGTCGCTCAGTTGAGTTAA
- a CDS encoding Mo-dependent nitrogenase C-terminal domain-containing protein, with product MSVLKSKNQNIVMSAFIKPLDIAQKAGSQQKLDLLQPLRQWLDAVEIHNRKLAYFIAKLIPAQCPFERDIMLFGRKIAHIPPMCKLNPLYDQFVGLRFRALCYLVDQCGEDIQSYC from the coding sequence ATGAGTGTGCTTAAGAGCAAAAACCAAAATATTGTCATGTCTGCTTTTATCAAACCTCTAGATATTGCCCAAAAAGCAGGTAGTCAGCAAAAATTAGATTTACTACAACCCTTACGCCAATGGCTTGACGCGGTAGAAATCCACAATCGTAAATTAGCTTACTTTATTGCCAAATTGATCCCAGCCCAGTGTCCTTTTGAGCGCGACATTATGCTATTCGGTCGCAAAATAGCTCATATTCCTCCTATGTGCAAGCTCAATCCGCTATATGATCAATTTGTTGGCTTGCGTTTTCGCGCTTTATGTTATTTAGTAGATCAATGTGGAGAAGACATCCAGTCTTACTGCTAA
- a CDS encoding glycosyltransferase family 39 protein, with protein sequence MNPGLPVTDLKKLVSVEKLALVAIAIAIVLRIVNLGSRELWYDEVLSLLLSTGQRAAYQTPGDTPVVLAEYTPLLSLPIESSLRELILTFKNLLLSLLAGEPHPPIFFLSQHFWLRLFANSEAAMRSLNVLFSIAAIFSSYSLGKVVIGHRGGLFLAALVGINPFYLFHSLNVRMYAPLPLWTTLSATALLHLIEQQQTPNLSTRRSQWFWNILLIGSVAAGLLTFYLYGYWVITLFALVLYLAHRHWWRYIWPLAAGVIITLPWILWGALKQFRNADLNRFGSSKGFGAALLAHLQGITQVLGSNLLLGDWVTSIPVVSVAIAGGLIIGFIVVCSLHLWRRREQKNLGIALILGIFPLLLALAVDIATQKYTLGFGWGRTMIMILPGCLLLFTLWLERVIAWPWRTLVASGFLLLYLTIGVSDFSLRQRSVFHAVAEVASQSANQPTLIAMNSKAWGHVMRLAYYIPPSNPVMLLAQHPQNLATDLEKALNAEDSKYPRILWLDSANPIWSRLKTKAEVELAQQKIQQVLHSHQFQLQQTQNLVGTMDMDNFTMKLYTHSSTN encoded by the coding sequence ATGAACCCTGGTTTACCAGTCACTGACCTGAAGAAGTTGGTGTCAGTAGAAAAACTAGCCTTAGTGGCGATCGCGATCGCTATAGTATTAAGAATCGTCAATTTAGGCAGCCGAGAACTTTGGTACGACGAAGTTTTATCTTTGTTGCTGTCTACTGGACAAAGAGCTGCATACCAAACACCAGGTGATACACCAGTAGTTTTAGCAGAATATACACCTTTACTGAGTTTACCGATTGAATCAAGTCTGCGTGAGCTGATTTTAACTTTTAAAAATTTACTTTTAAGTTTGCTGGCAGGAGAACCCCACCCACCCATATTTTTCTTGAGTCAACATTTTTGGCTGCGTCTGTTCGCCAACAGTGAAGCGGCGATGCGGAGTCTGAATGTACTATTTAGCATTGCAGCTATTTTCAGTTCTTACAGTTTGGGTAAAGTTGTCATAGGACATCGTGGTGGGTTATTTTTAGCAGCTTTAGTGGGAATTAATCCCTTTTATTTATTTCATTCTTTAAATGTGCGGATGTATGCACCTTTGCCGTTGTGGACAACACTAAGCGCAACCGCACTGCTACATCTGATTGAGCAGCAACAAACTCCAAATCTCTCCACCCGTCGGAGTCAATGGTTCTGGAACATCCTGTTAATTGGCTCAGTTGCAGCTGGTTTACTGACCTTTTATTTGTATGGATATTGGGTAATCACTTTATTTGCTTTAGTTCTTTATCTAGCTCACAGACATTGGTGGCGATACATCTGGCCGTTAGCGGCTGGAGTGATAATTACCCTGCCTTGGATACTCTGGGGGGCGCTCAAACAATTCCGCAATGCTGACTTGAATCGTTTTGGCTCCAGTAAAGGATTTGGTGCGGCATTACTAGCCCATTTGCAAGGTATAACTCAAGTCTTGGGTAGTAACTTACTTTTAGGAGACTGGGTAACAAGTATACCAGTAGTTAGTGTGGCGATCGCTGGTGGGTTGATCATCGGGTTCATCGTCGTCTGTAGTCTTCACCTCTGGCGACGGCGTGAGCAAAAAAACTTAGGCATAGCCTTAATATTAGGAATTTTCCCACTATTACTAGCTTTAGCAGTAGACATCGCCACTCAAAAATATACCTTGGGTTTTGGCTGGGGCAGAACCATGATTATGATTCTCCCTGGATGCCTATTACTATTCACTTTGTGGCTAGAACGAGTAATTGCTTGGCCATGGCGTACACTTGTAGCTTCTGGTTTCTTGTTGTTGTATCTCACTATTGGTGTCAGTGATTTTAGCCTGCGACAACGCTCAGTTTTTCATGCAGTTGCAGAAGTAGCATCACAGTCAGCCAATCAACCAACCCTGATTGCGATGAATTCTAAAGCTTGGGGTCATGTGATGCGATTAGCATACTACATACCTCCCAGCAATCCGGTGATGCTGTTAGCGCAACATCCTCAGAATCTAGCGACTGATTTAGAAAAAGCCTTAAATGCTGAAGATAGCAAATATCCTCGTATTCTCTGGTTAGATAGTGCTAATCCTATATGGTCTCGTTTGAAAACAAAAGCAGAAGTAGAATTAGCACAGCAGAAAATTCAACAAGTTCTACACTCACACCAATTTCAGCTACAACAAACCCAAAATCTTGTGGGGACGATGGACATGGATAACTTCACTATGAAGTTATATACTCACTCTTCCACAAACTGA
- the uvsE gene encoding UV DNA damage repair endonuclease UvsE, with amino-acid sequence MAATQLNQLPNTTQLQNNEPPELGLVCITFDKQVRFRTMTRTRYLQLSPSQRESALREIYQHNLQRSHDALSFCEANNIRLYRMSSGLFPLSDMEDEIGANILESMRADLGKIGQRAQALNIRMVLHPDQYVVLSSDSPEIVQTSIKILARHALNLDLLGLPRSTWSLMNIHGGKSQRSEQLIKVISELPPAIKNRLTLENDEYAYSASEILAVCQQAQIPMVFDAHHHICHEKLDSYDHPSVAAMLEAARGTWTNPDWQLVHISNGEEAFLDRKHSNLITAMPNIYHQAPWIEVEAKHKEAAIAHLRSWWLMGQ; translated from the coding sequence ATGGCTGCAACCCAGTTAAATCAACTGCCTAACACAACACAGTTACAAAACAATGAGCCGCCAGAGTTAGGGCTGGTTTGCATTACATTTGATAAACAAGTGCGTTTTCGGACAATGACACGCACACGATACTTACAACTTTCTCCGAGTCAACGTGAAAGTGCTTTACGGGAGATTTATCAGCACAACTTGCAGCGATCGCATGACGCTTTATCCTTTTGCGAAGCAAACAACATCAGACTGTATCGAATGTCTTCCGGTTTGTTTCCTCTCAGTGATATGGAAGACGAAATCGGGGCTAATATCTTAGAAAGCATGAGGGCTGATTTGGGTAAAATCGGTCAAAGAGCGCAAGCTTTGAACATCAGAATGGTACTGCACCCTGATCAATACGTAGTTCTGAGTTCCGATTCTCCCGAAATTGTACAAACAAGCATCAAGATTTTAGCCAGACACGCCCTTAACCTAGATTTACTCGGTTTACCTCGTTCAACGTGGTCATTAATGAATATTCACGGTGGTAAATCTCAACGCAGCGAACAACTCATCAAAGTCATCTCAGAATTACCACCAGCCATTAAAAACCGATTAACCCTAGAAAACGACGAATACGCCTACAGTGCTAGCGAAATTTTAGCAGTCTGCCAACAAGCTCAAATCCCTATGGTATTTGATGCTCATCATCACATTTGCCATGAAAAATTAGACAGCTACGATCATCCGAGTGTAGCAGCCATGTTGGAGGCAGCCAGAGGCACTTGGACAAATCCAGATTGGCAATTGGTACATATTTCCAACGGTGAAGAAGCCTTCCTAGACAGAAAACATAGTAATCTAATTACTGCTATGCCCAACATTTACCACCAAGCACCCTGGATAGAAGTAGAAGCCAAACACAAAGAAGCTGCGATCGCACATTTGCGCTCATGGTGGCTTATGGGACAATAG
- a CDS encoding glycosyltransferase family 39 protein, producing the protein MKKTLFISGQDFFSYLRILIVIILALSFTFRFINIDQKSYWDDEAFTALRVSGYTEYEVVDKVSSFARISVTDLSQFQSPNTEKTLIDTINSLALEEAQHPPLYYVMARWCMQWFGNSMVSLRGLSAVISLLALPSIYWLCLELFDSSWTAWIAVQLLAISPFHVLYAQEAREYSLWIVTILLSSASLLGAIRTHKKLHWGIYTATLALSLYTFPSSVAVAVAHGVYVIARESFRLTKTVIAYILASLAGLLAFSPWLWVIVTNLNHLKNIVGGQGNMPALSLIKTWAFNLSRIFIDTNHERAVINFGIENNFTYLIQISLVGLIVVLVGYAIYYLCRHSSKKAWLFILSLILVTCLPIMLKDLISEGTKSIIPRYLIPGYLAIQVSVAYLLANKINATSYKQKFWKIVMCAIFSGAIFSCVMISQSNYWWTKSHSDTNLQAARLINQVERPLLISDGSMGRILGLSHQLKSQVQLQLKPYCHTCRELPPAVVNKDILKIPHDFDVFLFAPSLELKNAIEKDKNYQLQPLTIDLWRLKKAEG; encoded by the coding sequence AATATTGACCAGAAATCATACTGGGATGATGAAGCTTTTACAGCATTACGGGTTTCTGGTTATACAGAGTATGAAGTAGTTGATAAAGTATCTAGTTTTGCAAGAATTAGTGTTACAGATTTATCTCAATTTCAGAGTCCAAATACTGAAAAAACTTTAATTGATACTATTAACTCTCTAGCTTTAGAAGAAGCTCAACACCCACCACTATATTATGTTATGGCTAGGTGGTGTATGCAGTGGTTTGGTAACTCAATGGTATCCCTGAGAGGTTTATCTGCTGTTATCAGTCTACTGGCTTTACCTAGTATCTATTGGTTATGTTTGGAACTATTTGATAGTTCTTGGACAGCATGGATAGCTGTACAATTGTTAGCAATATCACCATTCCATGTACTCTATGCTCAAGAAGCGAGAGAGTATAGTTTATGGATAGTGACAATTTTACTATCAAGTGCCTCACTGCTAGGGGCAATTCGCACTCATAAAAAACTACACTGGGGAATCTATACAGCAACTTTAGCCCTGAGTCTTTACACATTTCCTTCTTCTGTCGCTGTTGCTGTGGCACATGGAGTTTATGTCATCGCCAGAGAAAGTTTCCGATTAACTAAGACAGTAATTGCTTATATTTTGGCATCATTGGCTGGGTTGCTAGCTTTTTCTCCTTGGCTATGGGTGATTGTGACAAATTTAAATCACCTCAAAAACATAGTTGGTGGTCAAGGCAATATGCCTGCTTTATCTTTAATCAAGACATGGGCATTTAACCTGAGCCGCATTTTTATCGATACCAATCACGAAAGGGCAGTCATAAATTTTGGGATTGAAAATAACTTTACTTATTTAATTCAAATCAGTTTAGTAGGACTAATAGTAGTATTGGTAGGCTATGCCATATATTATCTGTGTCGTCACTCATCTAAAAAAGCTTGGCTATTTATTTTGTCATTAATTCTAGTGACTTGCCTGCCAATTATGTTGAAAGATTTAATATCTGAGGGAACAAAGTCAATTATTCCCCGGTATTTAATTCCTGGCTATTTGGCTATTCAGGTATCTGTGGCTTACTTACTAGCAAATAAAATTAATGCGACTTCCTATAAACAAAAGTTTTGGAAAATTGTGATGTGTGCTATATTTTCTGGCGCAATCTTTTCCTGTGTGATGATTTCTCAAAGTAATTACTGGTGGACGAAGAGTCATAGTGATACAAATCTCCAGGCTGCTAGATTAATTAATCAAGTTGAGCGACCACTGTTAATTAGTGATGGTAGTATGGGCAGAATATTAGGTTTAAGCCATCAGCTTAAATCACAAGTTCAGTTACAACTTAAACCTTACTGTCACACCTGTCGTGAACTTCCTCCCGCAGTTGTAAATAAAGATATTTTAAAAATTCCCCATGACTTCGATGTGTTTTTATTTGCACCTTCTCTTGAGTTAAAAAATGCTATTGAGAAGGACAAAAATTATCAACTTCAGCCTTTGACTATAGACCTTTGGCGCTTGAAGAAGGCAGAGGGGTGA
- the cofH gene encoding 7,8-didemethyl-8-hydroxy-5-deazariboflavin synthase subunit CofH, producing the protein MKHKTIDAILGRAMLGCDLSPSEGMLLLTQTDSEAIAAIRATSDKLRQQQAGETVTYVINRNINFTNICEQHCSFCAFRRDDGDTGAYWLDWGQILEKSQDAVQRGATEICMQGGLNPQAQINGKSLPYYLKLVETIKQEFPQIHLHAFSPQEVEFIARIDGLEYAKVIAALQDAGVNSMPGTAAEVLNDQVRRVLCPEKINTATWLEIVSTAHKLGLPTTSTMLSGHIETPAQQIEHLEQLRSLQQTAIQQGYPARITEFILLPFVGQEAPKSLRRRVGRDQPILADALLLGAVARIYLGNCIANHQPSWVKLGLGGAIAALQWGCNDIGGTLMEEHITTMAGAVGGTCMDVATLQNAIASIGRPFQQRDTLYHKIQDLRNETLRCGRM; encoded by the coding sequence GTGAAGCATAAAACTATTGATGCTATTCTTGGTCGTGCTATGTTAGGGTGCGATTTATCTCCCAGTGAGGGAATGCTGCTGCTCACACAAACTGATTCAGAGGCGATCGCAGCCATTCGCGCCACATCTGACAAACTCCGTCAACAGCAAGCCGGAGAGACAGTTACTTACGTAATTAACCGTAATATCAACTTTACTAACATTTGTGAGCAGCATTGTAGTTTTTGTGCATTCCGTCGAGATGATGGAGACACTGGTGCTTACTGGTTAGACTGGGGGCAAATCCTCGAAAAATCCCAAGATGCAGTGCAGCGTGGTGCCACAGAAATCTGTATGCAGGGAGGATTAAACCCGCAAGCACAAATTAACGGTAAATCCTTGCCTTACTACCTCAAGCTAGTAGAAACAATCAAACAGGAATTTCCCCAAATTCATCTCCACGCCTTTTCTCCCCAAGAAGTAGAATTTATTGCCAGAATTGACGGATTGGAATACGCAAAGGTGATTGCGGCTTTACAGGATGCTGGTGTAAATTCTATGCCAGGAACAGCAGCCGAGGTTTTAAATGATCAAGTGCGGCGTGTCCTTTGTCCAGAGAAGATTAATACAGCTACTTGGTTAGAAATTGTGAGTACAGCCCATAAACTGGGTTTACCTACTACCAGCACCATGCTATCGGGACATATTGAAACCCCAGCACAACAAATTGAACATTTAGAACAATTGCGATCGCTCCAACAAACTGCCATTCAACAGGGATACCCAGCCCGCATTACAGAATTCATTCTCTTACCTTTTGTGGGGCAAGAAGCGCCGAAATCCTTGCGCCGTCGTGTCGGACGTGATCAACCAATATTAGCAGATGCCCTACTTCTAGGGGCAGTAGCGCGGATTTACCTGGGTAATTGTATTGCTAACCATCAACCAAGTTGGGTAAAACTGGGACTGGGTGGAGCAATAGCAGCCTTGCAATGGGGTTGCAACGATATTGGCGGCACATTAATGGAAGAACATATTACCACAATGGCCGGTGCTGTTGGTGGTACTTGTATGGATGTTGCCACCTTACAAAATGCGATCGCTTCCATAGGTAGACCGTTTCAACAACGGGATACTCTATATCACAAGATACAGGACTTACGCAACGAGACTCTGCGCTGTGGGAGGATGTAG
- a CDS encoding cupin domain-containing protein: MEIKIEHQPSQELLHQLGVFKWGIWQKEVSVFPWTYDTQETCYFLEGDVIVTPDGAQPVQMGKGDLVTFPSGMSCTWEIRSDVKKHYSFD; encoded by the coding sequence ATGGAAATAAAAATTGAGCATCAACCAAGTCAAGAATTACTACACCAATTGGGTGTATTTAAGTGGGGAATTTGGCAAAAAGAAGTCTCTGTATTTCCCTGGACTTATGATACTCAAGAAACTTGTTATTTTTTAGAAGGTGATGTAATTGTTACGCCTGATGGCGCTCAACCAGTACAAATGGGTAAAGGAGATTTAGTAACTTTTCCCTCTGGAATGTCTTGTACTTGGGAAATTAGAAGTGACGTAAAAAAACATTATTCTTTTGATTAG
- a CDS encoding CPBP family glutamic-type intramembrane protease, giving the protein MQNEKPSSSRQLCRPRRWRWGVFVLLLVLSAIAVWLFYPRPQPIVTQASNYAIHQRQSFNQPQFYPLSQTVNPNLYQPIDQWVGRLILPTPAQIPGGEDWVWMEVQHAPTELQRLVGKVVRLEWQDKPQLKSYVQAVQQDINFTQDTKNSQATGIIHPARLDGRLQVGPLQSLAGARPDDNVIVTLNDGQLVEANPEQPHLQIAHEPVLATGRFYGLVKILHPEPKVCQGSSPCPSDFFRVRHYNRVSRQFDSVAETIRIPQQVLDTRNIPPSTPKQIETSPAGKAGWYIYGAKDTQGMFVVQGLVPRSLVQLQPDQIVAGQAAGLTYIKNQNWQIAPPDQGTIQTVVLDPTATSANWQAGDRAILLHNFGGIGGKKAEGFPAFTITGHFAFGVAQVVREPITQELQFAIEYQQIYANNSDGIIAGTHTWADYMGNLQWGWAATRPVSDVLIKFAPVTQDYDFAGIKLSPLTEFQQQLQVMMARYRTGDGTGSATVSPATSCVQDASQALYTAIQVMTQQVATTPAIQQWLNNHPNDPQTLRFQELVSLGKALERQLTPLGIVRADWQSHADYLMGTGKQQGFRDRSIWAAFTSWRTMVPRQAHDELAALFFRHGAKLWFLRTNQIGGWNPDIAPLAPTLGFGHLTIPGTNIAPITILLNRLLASLVLPRTQDWLVMGGTLLIYSAIALTLGFQSGFLRWSLTSHQRMPQLAIALQSAISPAITEELVFRVLPLPHPIEVINWYQWGLWAALILFLFIIYHPLNAKTFFRAGFPTFLQPIFLTLAGILGLCCTVAYALTGCFWVIVLIHWIVVVVWLLGLGGQQHLLVNQTRCRE; this is encoded by the coding sequence ATGCAGAATGAAAAACCGTCTAGCAGTCGGCAGTTGTGTCGCCCCAGAAGATGGCGATGGGGAGTGTTTGTTTTACTGCTGGTGCTGAGTGCGATCGCAGTCTGGCTGTTTTACCCACGCCCCCAGCCAATCGTCACCCAAGCAAGCAATTACGCTATTCATCAACGCCAAAGTTTTAATCAACCACAGTTTTATCCCCTCAGCCAAACTGTCAACCCCAATCTTTACCAACCCATAGATCAATGGGTAGGCAGATTAATCCTCCCAACGCCAGCACAAATCCCAGGGGGGGAAGATTGGGTATGGATGGAAGTACAACACGCACCTACAGAGTTACAGCGATTAGTTGGTAAAGTTGTCCGCTTGGAATGGCAAGACAAGCCACAGTTAAAGTCTTATGTCCAGGCTGTACAGCAAGATATCAACTTTACCCAAGACACAAAAAATAGCCAAGCTACAGGTATTATCCATCCAGCGCGGTTGGATGGTCGTCTTCAGGTGGGGCCTTTGCAATCCCTGGCTGGTGCTAGACCAGATGATAATGTGATTGTTACCTTAAACGATGGACAATTAGTAGAAGCAAACCCAGAACAACCACACCTGCAAATTGCCCATGAACCTGTTCTAGCCACTGGTAGATTTTACGGCTTAGTCAAAATCTTGCATCCAGAACCAAAAGTTTGTCAGGGAAGTTCTCCTTGTCCCAGTGACTTCTTCCGTGTGCGTCATTATAATCGGGTGTCTCGCCAATTCGATAGTGTGGCAGAAACTATCCGTATTCCTCAACAAGTATTGGACACGCGCAATATACCACCATCCACCCCCAAACAAATCGAAACCTCCCCAGCCGGGAAAGCTGGCTGGTATATCTATGGGGCTAAAGATACCCAAGGAATGTTTGTGGTGCAGGGATTAGTCCCGCGATCGCTTGTGCAACTCCAGCCAGATCAGATAGTTGCAGGGCAAGCAGCCGGATTAACTTATATTAAAAATCAGAATTGGCAGATTGCACCTCCAGATCAAGGCACAATTCAGACTGTTGTGCTTGATCCCACTGCCACCTCAGCAAATTGGCAAGCAGGCGATCGCGCCATCCTCTTACACAACTTCGGCGGCATTGGTGGTAAAAAAGCCGAAGGGTTTCCAGCATTTACAATCACCGGACACTTTGCCTTTGGCGTGGCGCAAGTTGTGCGCGAACCCATTACTCAAGAATTGCAATTTGCCATTGAATATCAACAAATTTACGCTAACAACTCTGACGGGATCATTGCTGGCACACATACCTGGGCTGACTACATGGGTAACTTGCAATGGGGATGGGCCGCAACCCGTCCTGTTTCCGATGTGCTGATCAAGTTTGCCCCTGTGACACAAGACTATGATTTTGCCGGGATCAAGCTTTCTCCCTTAACAGAATTTCAGCAACAGTTGCAAGTGATGATGGCGCGATATCGCACAGGTGATGGTACAGGTAGCGCCACCGTTTCCCCTGCTACTTCTTGTGTGCAGGATGCTAGTCAAGCCCTGTATACTGCCATTCAAGTCATGACTCAGCAAGTCGCCACCACCCCAGCAATTCAGCAATGGCTAAACAATCACCCAAATGATCCCCAAACCTTACGCTTTCAGGAATTAGTCAGCCTTGGTAAAGCCTTAGAGAGACAATTAACTCCTTTGGGGATCGTTCGTGCCGACTGGCAAAGTCATGCAGATTATTTAATGGGGACAGGTAAACAACAAGGCTTTCGCGATCGCAGTATTTGGGCTGCCTTCACCAGTTGGCGCACTATGGTACCTAGACAGGCACACGACGAACTAGCCGCCCTATTCTTCAGACATGGTGCAAAATTGTGGTTTCTCAGAACTAATCAAATTGGTGGCTGGAATCCAGATATTGCTCCCCTTGCGCCCACCTTGGGATTCGGGCATTTGACGATTCCGGGAACCAACATTGCACCTATCACCATTTTGCTGAATCGGTTACTTGCATCTCTCGTCTTACCCCGCACCCAAGACTGGCTAGTTATGGGGGGAACACTGTTGATTTATAGTGCGATCGCCTTGACTTTAGGCTTCCAGTCTGGCTTTTTGCGTTGGAGTCTTACCTCTCATCAAAGAATGCCGCAATTAGCGATCGCATTACAATCAGCTATTTCCCCTGCTATCACCGAAGAATTAGTATTTCGCGTCTTACCCCTACCTCATCCCATAGAAGTCATCAACTGGTACCAATGGGGATTGTGGGCAGCATTGATATTATTTCTGTTTATTATTTATCATCCCCTCAATGCCAAAACCTTTTTCCGGGCTGGATTTCCGACATTTTTACAACCAATTTTTCTGACTTTAGCAGGAATTCTAGGACTGTGCTGCACAGTAGCTTATGCACTCACAGGTTGTTTTTGGGTAATCGTCCTCATCCACTGGATTGTCGTGGTAGTTTGGCTTTTGGGTTTGGGGGGACAGCAACATCTGCTCGTTAATCAAACAAGGTGTAGAGAATAG